The DNA region CTCGACGGCGACGACTGCGCCTTCTGCGACGACGGCACGCTCGTGCGGGGAACCTACAAGGACAACGACGCCGTCCTCTGCGAAGCGTGCGGCACCCCGACCCTCCAGCGGTTCTGATCCTGGGCGTTCGCAGACGGACACACCGAGCGTCGTCTGTTCTCGGCGTCGCCGAGCGGTCGCCGTCCGGGCATCACTAACCGGTTCCGCGGTCCGGTGCTGTCAGCGTCGCCCGCGGAC from Halocalculus aciditolerans includes:
- a CDS encoding HVO_A0556 family zinc finger protein is translated as MSSTHTSTSLVGRLDGDDCAFCDDGTLVRGTYKDNDAVLCEACGTPTLQRF